A part of Streptomyces sp. NBC_01235 genomic DNA contains:
- a CDS encoding glycosyltransferase family 1 protein, with the protein MTEVLLVAYVRPQFGVLADAVRKFSAQGARVHLAGMFDLEAEGVSEELAKVGLASTHQLPRTLKHRSQAVRRRLGKAPRGLRNWTQIKGDSWLRSHGRKADVLVALDVATVYTVWRLAEYNRTAPAKFGLAPALKAVEELKAQGGVTVRRSSVLPPLHAVARDVKRSVDRLPAQLVRTATPRPLMRSGVGARLWRSAVTAPGMPIRVRAATSRYVAEGMQWAGRTSGAALTLADAAAKIPDPQLRADLYYEGVMQELRKGISPRYLGKAVAAQLANADALYAKGKSDDAAEAINRALFLHFHRVLHIDQLSSPLAKDAEGFVAPLHRSKAFQALSRPRGRKVPVAPAPTDRPLRLLVTTSANDNFLHLIKEHFGDHPGVELRYLDLAANKHLKRISWAAPRMLKDRLADGTSDYQEEVERLMRPHLDWADTVFLEWAAGPAGMLTTIDPGDTRIVVRLHSYEAFTRWPHMTDFSRIDDLVFVAPHVKDLTASLVPTLRGEQAPRFHLIDNAMDLSGFNRAKPAEARFNLGLVGISQVAKDPKWALDVLERVRKHDERYRLLLVGGDMDPKTSQATRQYLNEFEELLAPLEESGAVVRLGPTDDVPSKLVEIGTILSSSVREGCHVGLMEGAASGAVPVVRDWPFYAGKPNSARTLYPEGWVVGSPAEAAERILKVTATEESWRGAGKLATEHALTVWDWPVVQKHFEKLLLEEN; encoded by the coding sequence GTGACCGAAGTCCTGCTCGTGGCGTACGTACGGCCGCAGTTCGGCGTTCTCGCCGACGCCGTACGCAAGTTCAGCGCCCAGGGCGCGCGCGTGCACCTGGCGGGCATGTTCGACCTGGAGGCCGAGGGCGTCTCCGAGGAACTCGCCAAGGTCGGGCTGGCCAGTACGCACCAGCTGCCGCGCACCCTCAAGCACCGCAGCCAGGCGGTACGCCGCCGGCTCGGCAAGGCCCCGCGGGGCCTGCGCAACTGGACGCAGATCAAGGGTGACTCCTGGCTGCGCTCCCACGGCCGCAAGGCCGACGTGCTCGTCGCCCTGGACGTGGCCACCGTGTACACGGTGTGGCGGCTCGCCGAGTACAACCGCACCGCGCCGGCCAAGTTCGGGCTCGCGCCCGCGCTGAAGGCCGTCGAGGAACTGAAGGCGCAGGGCGGCGTCACGGTCCGCCGCTCCTCCGTCCTGCCGCCGCTGCACGCCGTCGCCCGTGATGTGAAGCGCAGCGTCGACCGCCTGCCCGCCCAGCTGGTGCGGACGGCGACCCCGCGGCCGCTGATGCGGTCCGGCGTCGGCGCCCGGCTGTGGCGTTCGGCCGTGACGGCGCCCGGCATGCCCATAAGAGTGCGCGCCGCGACCTCGCGGTACGTCGCCGAGGGCATGCAGTGGGCGGGCCGCACCAGCGGTGCCGCGCTCACCCTCGCGGACGCCGCCGCGAAGATCCCGGATCCCCAGCTGCGGGCGGACCTCTACTACGAGGGCGTGATGCAGGAGCTGAGGAAGGGCATCAGCCCCCGGTATCTCGGCAAGGCGGTCGCGGCCCAGCTCGCCAACGCCGACGCGCTGTACGCCAAGGGCAAGAGCGACGACGCGGCCGAGGCGATCAACCGCGCCCTGTTCCTGCACTTCCACCGGGTGCTGCACATCGACCAGCTGTCGTCGCCGCTGGCCAAGGACGCCGAGGGCTTCGTGGCCCCGCTGCACCGCTCCAAGGCGTTCCAGGCGCTGAGCCGCCCCCGTGGCCGCAAGGTGCCCGTCGCGCCCGCCCCCACCGACCGCCCGCTGCGGCTGCTGGTGACGACGAGCGCCAACGACAACTTCCTGCACCTGATCAAGGAGCACTTCGGCGACCACCCCGGCGTCGAGCTGCGCTACCTCGACCTGGCGGCGAACAAGCACCTGAAGCGGATCTCCTGGGCGGCGCCGCGCATGCTCAAGGACCGCCTGGCGGACGGCACGAGCGACTACCAGGAAGAGGTGGAGCGCCTGATGCGCCCTCACCTCGACTGGGCCGACACCGTCTTCCTGGAGTGGGCGGCGGGTCCGGCCGGCATGCTCACCACGATCGACCCGGGCGACACCCGGATCGTGGTCCGCCTGCACAGCTACGAGGCGTTCACGCGCTGGCCGCACATGACGGACTTCTCCCGGATCGACGACCTCGTCTTCGTCGCCCCGCACGTGAAGGACCTCACGGCCTCGCTCGTGCCGACGCTGCGCGGCGAGCAGGCTCCGAGGTTCCACCTCATCGACAACGCCATGGACCTGTCGGGCTTCAACCGGGCGAAGCCGGCCGAGGCCCGCTTCAACCTGGGTCTGGTCGGCATCAGCCAGGTCGCCAAGGACCCCAAGTGGGCCCTGGACGTCCTGGAGCGGGTCCGCAAGCACGACGAGCGCTACCGGCTGCTCCTGGTCGGCGGCGACATGGACCCGAAGACCAGCCAGGCCACCCGGCAGTACCTGAACGAGTTCGAGGAGCTGCTGGCCCCGCTGGAGGAGTCCGGCGCGGTGGTCCGGCTCGGCCCGACGGACGACGTCCCGTCGAAGCTCGTCGAGATCGGTACGATCCTCAGCTCCTCGGTGCGCGAGGGCTGCCACGTCGGTCTGATGGAGGGCGCGGCCAGCGGTGCCGTCCCCGTCGTCCGCGACTGGCCGTTCTACGCGGGCAAGCCCAACAGCGCCCGCACCCTCTACCCCGAGGGCTGGGTCGTGGGCTCCCCCGCCGAGGCGGCCGAGCGGATCCTGAAGGTCACGGCCACGGAGGAGTCCTGGCGCGGCGCGGGCAAACTCGCCACCGAGCACGCGCTGACGGTGTGGGACTGGCCCGTGGTGCAGAAGCACTTCGAGAAGCTGCTTCTCGAAGAGAACTAG
- the wecB gene encoding non-hydrolyzing UDP-N-acetylglucosamine 2-epimerase has translation MKVISIVGARPQLVKLAPIAAAFAETEHEHVIVHTGQHYDADLSDVFFSGLGIPDPDVHLGVGSGSHGVQTGAVLSALDPVLEREQPDWVLVYGDTNSTIAGALSAVKMHLPVAHLEAGLRSFNRRMPEEHNRVLTDHCADLLLAPTEEAVRHLANEGLADRTRLAGDVMVDICLRIRDQVRAGEFAAPELPEGIDPSKPFLLATLHRPDNTDDPERLAAIVDSLAKLPVPVALAAHPRLVARAEEHGIDLSQGNLHVGRPLPYASLVAAVLASVGVVTDSGGLQKEAFLLERICTTIRPETEWVETVNTGWNVLVPDPHTLSPQEWAETVTRAVPTDDPGTPYGDGRAAHNVVRLMEEWKGGSRSA, from the coding sequence GTGAAAGTCATCAGCATCGTCGGTGCCCGTCCTCAGTTGGTGAAGCTCGCGCCCATCGCGGCGGCCTTCGCCGAGACCGAGCACGAGCACGTCATCGTGCACACCGGGCAGCACTACGACGCCGACCTCTCCGACGTCTTCTTCTCGGGGCTCGGCATCCCCGACCCCGACGTCCACCTCGGCGTCGGCTCCGGCAGCCACGGCGTGCAGACCGGTGCCGTCCTCTCCGCGCTCGACCCGGTCCTCGAGCGTGAGCAGCCCGACTGGGTGCTCGTCTACGGCGACACCAACTCCACGATCGCCGGCGCGCTGTCCGCGGTGAAGATGCACCTGCCCGTGGCGCACCTGGAGGCGGGCCTGCGCTCCTTCAACCGGCGGATGCCGGAGGAGCACAACCGCGTCCTCACCGACCACTGCGCCGACCTGCTGCTCGCGCCCACCGAGGAGGCCGTGCGCCACCTCGCGAACGAGGGCCTCGCCGACCGCACCCGCCTGGCCGGCGACGTGATGGTCGACATCTGCCTGCGCATCCGCGACCAGGTCCGTGCCGGCGAGTTCGCCGCGCCGGAGCTGCCCGAGGGCATCGACCCGTCGAAGCCCTTCCTGCTGGCGACCCTGCACCGCCCGGACAACACCGACGACCCCGAGCGGCTCGCCGCGATCGTCGACTCGCTCGCCAAGCTGCCGGTGCCGGTGGCGCTCGCCGCCCACCCGCGGCTGGTCGCCCGCGCCGAGGAGCACGGCATCGACCTGTCCCAGGGCAACCTGCACGTCGGCCGTCCGCTGCCGTACGCGAGCCTGGTCGCCGCCGTGCTGGCCTCGGTCGGTGTGGTGACGGACTCCGGCGGTCTGCAGAAGGAGGCGTTCCTGCTGGAGCGCATCTGCACCACCATCCGCCCGGAGACGGAGTGGGTGGAAACCGTCAACACGGGTTGGAACGTCCTTGTACCCGACCCGCACACGCTGTCGCCCCAGGAGTGGGCCGAGACCGTGACCCGTGCCGTGCCGACCGACGACCCCGGCACGCCGTACGGCGACGGCCGCGCGGCGCACAACGTCGTCCGTCTCATGGAGGAATGGAAGGGGGGCAGCCGGTCCGCATGA
- a CDS encoding acyltransferase, which translates to MNYRVQPSAQVDASAEIGDGSSVWDLAQIREGARLGEGCVVGRGAYVGSGVRMGDNCKLQNYALVYEPAELGDGVFIGPAVVLTNDHNPRSVDPEGKQKRGGDWEAVGVKIADGASIGARSVCVAPITIGRWAMVAAGAVVTKDVPDFALVVGVPARRVGWVGHAGVRLVERDGEPGVWECPQTGSLYEEKDGALVERAL; encoded by the coding sequence GTGAACTACAGGGTCCAGCCCAGCGCCCAGGTCGACGCGAGTGCCGAGATCGGCGACGGGAGCAGTGTGTGGGACCTCGCGCAGATCCGGGAGGGCGCGCGGCTCGGTGAGGGCTGCGTGGTCGGGCGTGGGGCGTACGTCGGTTCCGGTGTGCGGATGGGCGACAACTGCAAGCTGCAGAACTACGCGCTCGTCTACGAGCCGGCCGAGCTCGGTGACGGCGTCTTCATCGGCCCCGCCGTGGTCCTCACCAACGACCACAACCCGCGCTCCGTGGACCCCGAGGGCAAGCAGAAGCGCGGCGGCGACTGGGAGGCCGTCGGCGTGAAGATCGCCGACGGGGCGTCCATCGGGGCGCGCTCGGTGTGCGTCGCGCCGATCACCATCGGCCGCTGGGCGATGGTCGCCGCGGGTGCCGTCGTCACCAAGGACGTGCCTGACTTCGCACTGGTCGTGGGTGTTCCGGCCCGTCGCGTCGGATGGGTCGGGCACGCCGGTGTGCGGCTGGTCGAACGGGACGGCGAGCCGGGCGTGTGGGAGTGCCCGCAGACCGGTTCCCTGTACGAGGAGAAGGACGGGGCTCTCGTCGAGCGCGCCCTGTAG
- a CDS encoding nucleotide sugar dehydrogenase gives MNICVVALGKIGLPLAVQFASKGHRVIGADVNEKVVELVNAGVEPFPGEHDLDVKLKQAVDAGLLSATTDTASAVAESEAVVVVVPLFVDAEGTPDFGWMDSATKAIAQGLKPGTLVSYETTLPVGTTRTRWAPMLAEGSGLTAGEGFHLVFSPERVLTGRVFADLRRYPKLVGGIDEASAARGVEFYEQVLDFDERADLPQANGVWDLGTAEASELAKLAETTYRDVNIGLANQFARFADSNGIDVKKVIEACNSQPYSHIHQPGIAVGGHCIPIYPRMYLWNDPAATVVRSAREANAAMPEYAVDLLAAAYGDLTGVGVLVLGAAYRGGVKETAFSGVFPTVEALKARGAVPFVSDPMYTDEELAAHGLTPHAGEKVTAAILQADHAEYRTLTPADLPDVTVLVDGRRTTDPEAWKGVRRVVIGG, from the coding sequence ATGAACATCTGTGTAGTAGCACTCGGCAAGATTGGCCTCCCGCTGGCCGTGCAGTTCGCCTCCAAGGGCCACCGGGTCATCGGCGCGGACGTCAACGAGAAGGTCGTCGAGCTGGTCAACGCCGGCGTCGAGCCGTTCCCCGGTGAGCACGACCTCGACGTCAAGCTGAAGCAGGCCGTCGACGCCGGGCTGCTGAGCGCGACCACGGACACCGCGTCCGCGGTCGCCGAGTCCGAGGCCGTCGTCGTGGTCGTCCCGCTGTTCGTGGACGCCGAGGGCACCCCGGACTTCGGCTGGATGGACTCCGCGACGAAGGCGATCGCCCAGGGCCTCAAGCCCGGCACGCTGGTCTCGTACGAGACGACCCTGCCGGTCGGCACCACCCGCACCCGCTGGGCGCCGATGCTGGCCGAGGGCTCGGGCCTGACCGCGGGCGAGGGCTTCCACCTGGTGTTCTCCCCGGAGCGCGTTCTGACCGGCCGGGTCTTCGCCGACCTGCGCCGCTACCCCAAGCTGGTCGGCGGCATCGACGAGGCGTCGGCCGCGCGTGGCGTGGAGTTCTACGAGCAGGTCCTCGACTTCGACGAGCGCGCCGACCTGCCTCAGGCCAACGGCGTGTGGGACCTGGGCACCGCCGAGGCCTCCGAGCTCGCCAAGCTCGCCGAGACGACCTACCGGGACGTCAACATCGGCCTGGCGAACCAGTTCGCGCGCTTCGCCGACAGCAACGGCATCGACGTCAAGAAGGTCATCGAGGCCTGCAACTCGCAGCCCTACAGCCACATCCACCAGCCGGGCATCGCCGTCGGCGGCCACTGCATCCCGATCTACCCGCGGATGTACCTGTGGAACGACCCGGCCGCGACCGTTGTGCGCTCCGCCCGTGAGGCGAACGCCGCCATGCCCGAGTACGCCGTCGACCTGCTGGCCGCCGCGTACGGCGACCTGACCGGCGTGGGCGTGCTCGTGCTGGGCGCCGCCTACCGCGGTGGCGTGAAGGAGACGGCCTTCTCGGGCGTCTTCCCGACCGTCGAGGCCCTCAAGGCGCGCGGCGCGGTCCCGTTCGTCTCGGACCCGATGTACACCGACGAGGAGCTCGCCGCGCACGGTCTGACGCCGCACGCGGGCGAGAAGGTCACCGCCGCGATCCTCCAGGCCGACCACGCCGAATACCGCACCCTGACCCCGGCCGACCTGCCGGACGTCACCGTCCTGGTCGACGGTCGCCGTACGACGGACCCGGAGGCCTGGAAGGGCGTCCGCCGCGTCGTCATCGGCGGCTGA
- the galE gene encoding UDP-glucose 4-epimerase GalE has protein sequence MTWLITGGAGFIGSHVVKAMTDAGERVVVLDDLSTGRAERLPDGVVLEVGTVLDGDTVGRVLREHAVTGIVHIAGKKQVAESVDRPLYYYRENVEGMRVLLDAAVAAGVGRFLFSSSAAVYGMPDVDLVTEKTPCAPINPYGETKLAGEWLVAAVGARHGIATASLRYFNVAGAATPELGDDGVFNLVPMVFERLDAGEAPRIFGDDYPTPDGTCVRDYIHVEDIASAHVAAARRLAADPKARLVLNIGRGEGVSVSEMIDVIQDVTGRKDAEPDVTGRRPGDPARVVASADLIREELGWSARHGVREMVESAWAGWRLRHP, from the coding sequence ATGACCTGGCTGATCACGGGCGGTGCCGGTTTCATCGGCTCGCATGTGGTGAAGGCGATGACGGACGCCGGTGAGCGGGTCGTCGTCCTCGACGACCTGAGCACGGGCCGCGCCGAGCGGCTGCCGGACGGTGTCGTGCTGGAGGTCGGCACGGTGCTCGACGGCGACACGGTCGGGCGGGTGCTGCGGGAGCACGCCGTGACCGGCATCGTGCACATCGCGGGCAAGAAGCAGGTGGCCGAGTCCGTGGACCGGCCGCTGTACTACTACCGCGAGAACGTCGAGGGCATGCGGGTCCTGCTCGACGCGGCCGTCGCCGCGGGGGTCGGCCGGTTCCTGTTCTCCTCGTCCGCCGCCGTGTACGGCATGCCGGACGTCGACCTCGTCACCGAGAAGACGCCGTGCGCGCCCATCAACCCCTACGGCGAGACCAAGCTCGCCGGCGAGTGGCTGGTGGCGGCGGTCGGCGCCCGGCACGGCATCGCGACCGCCTCGCTGCGCTACTTCAACGTGGCGGGCGCGGCCACGCCCGAGCTGGGCGACGACGGCGTCTTCAACCTCGTCCCGATGGTCTTCGAGCGCCTCGACGCGGGTGAGGCCCCCCGGATCTTCGGCGACGACTATCCGACGCCCGACGGCACCTGTGTCCGCGACTACATCCACGTCGAGGACATCGCCTCCGCGCACGTCGCGGCCGCCCGCCGGCTGGCCGCCGACCCGAAGGCCCGGCTGGTCCTCAACATCGGCCGCGGCGAGGGTGTTTCGGTGTCCGAGATGATCGACGTCATCCAGGACGTCACCGGCCGCAAGGACGCCGAGCCCGACGTGACCGGCCGCCGTCCGGGCGACCCGGCCCGGGTCGTGGCCTCCGCCGACCTCATCCGCGAGGAACTCGGCTGGAGCGCGCGCCACGGCGTACGCGAGATGGTGGAGTCGGCGTGGGCGGGGTGGCGGCTGCGGCACCCGTAG
- a CDS encoding glycosyltransferase, translating into MRETANQFVKVGWDVTVVNIARESWELDSGIDLSLLDQVDPRVKIVELSLAREDLETDIRLFDEARALDPNGWVAKLRRRQTETFPEPNFGEWRDDLEQAVLRIHQEHPADLLLASCVPYVNLAAAWKLWEEAKVPYAVDFRDGWSIDVIDGVEAFARDSAEGRWEQKILDNATSLWVVNDPIAEHYRKRYPEFASRVHVVRNGYDADSSPGRAHNPDPEAGLVFGYLGTVNFTVPHLETVLNAWRAAREKEPLLANARFELRGHLGNGATRGANRHAEVFKEAEVDGVVFGGPAAKAEVSSIYARWDAMVLILIGGRYVTSGKVYEYMATGLPIVSAHAAEHDASNVLRGHPLWTGAPGIDEAGLTESFIKAAHMAVETTDEEHAEAMAHADQFTREALMSVAVKNLVEELAK; encoded by the coding sequence ATGCGCGAGACCGCCAACCAGTTCGTGAAGGTCGGCTGGGACGTCACGGTCGTCAACATCGCCCGGGAGTCCTGGGAACTCGACTCGGGCATCGACCTCTCCCTGCTGGACCAGGTCGACCCCCGCGTGAAGATCGTCGAACTGTCGCTCGCCCGCGAGGACCTAGAGACCGACATCCGCCTCTTCGACGAGGCGCGTGCCCTGGACCCCAACGGCTGGGTCGCCAAGCTCCGCCGCCGGCAGACCGAGACGTTCCCGGAGCCCAACTTCGGTGAGTGGCGCGACGACCTGGAGCAGGCCGTGCTGCGCATCCACCAGGAGCACCCGGCGGACCTGCTGCTCGCCAGCTGCGTGCCGTACGTGAACCTCGCCGCGGCCTGGAAGCTGTGGGAGGAGGCGAAGGTCCCGTACGCGGTGGACTTCCGCGACGGCTGGTCCATCGACGTCATCGACGGCGTCGAGGCCTTCGCCCGCGACTCGGCGGAAGGCCGCTGGGAGCAGAAGATCCTCGACAACGCGACGTCGCTGTGGGTCGTCAACGACCCCATCGCCGAGCACTACCGCAAGCGCTACCCCGAGTTCGCGAGCCGCGTGCACGTGGTGCGCAACGGGTACGACGCGGACAGCTCACCGGGCCGGGCCCACAACCCGGACCCCGAGGCCGGTCTGGTCTTCGGCTACCTCGGCACGGTCAACTTCACCGTCCCGCACCTGGAGACGGTGCTGAACGCCTGGCGTGCCGCCCGCGAGAAGGAGCCGCTGCTGGCGAACGCGCGCTTCGAGCTGCGCGGCCACCTCGGCAACGGCGCCACCCGCGGTGCGAACCGGCACGCCGAGGTCTTCAAGGAGGCCGAGGTCGACGGCGTCGTCTTCGGCGGTCCCGCCGCCAAGGCGGAGGTCTCCTCGATCTACGCCCGCTGGGACGCGATGGTGCTGATCCTCATCGGCGGCCGGTACGTCACCTCGGGCAAGGTGTACGAGTACATGGCGACCGGCCTTCCGATCGTGTCGGCGCACGCCGCCGAGCACGACGCCTCCAACGTGCTGAGGGGTCACCCGCTGTGGACGGGCGCCCCCGGCATCGACGAGGCGGGCCTGACCGAGTCGTTCATCAAGGCCGCCCACATGGCGGTGGAGACGACCGACGAGGAGCACGCCGAGGCGATGGCCCACGCCGACCAGTTCACTCGAGAGGCGCTGATGTCCGTCGCCGTCAAGAACCTTGTCGAGGAGCTCGCCAAGTGA
- a CDS encoding Gfo/Idh/MocA family protein: MSTGKSLRAGLVGLGSMGRHHARVLSGLDGVELVAVVDPMGDKFGAAQGAPVLNTVEELIALGVDYAVVACPTHLHEEVGLALAAAGVCALIEKPVAETVDGARRLVEAFESRSLVAGVGHIERCNPALMSLRARLEAGELGDVYQVVTRRQGPFPHRIADVGVVKDLATHDIDLTGWVTGRQYVSIAAHTVSKSGREHEDMVSAVGRLDDGTMVNHLVNWLSPLKERFTSVTGERGCFIADTLTADLTFHSNAAVTTEWEALQAFRGVSEGDMIRYAIPKREPLQVEHELFRDAVLGKAADICTLRQGMRTVEVAAAVLESATTGHSVSLQPEDLAAHGS; this comes from the coding sequence GTGAGCACCGGGAAGTCGCTGCGAGCCGGTCTCGTCGGCCTCGGCTCCATGGGGCGTCACCACGCCCGTGTCCTGTCGGGTCTTGACGGCGTCGAGCTCGTCGCCGTCGTCGACCCGATGGGCGACAAGTTCGGCGCCGCCCAGGGCGCGCCGGTCCTGAACACCGTCGAGGAGCTCATCGCCCTCGGTGTGGACTACGCCGTCGTGGCCTGTCCCACGCACCTGCACGAGGAGGTCGGCCTGGCGCTCGCCGCGGCCGGCGTCTGCGCGCTGATCGAGAAGCCGGTCGCGGAGACCGTGGACGGCGCCCGTCGTCTCGTCGAGGCGTTCGAGTCGCGCTCTCTGGTGGCCGGTGTCGGTCACATCGAGCGCTGCAACCCGGCGCTGATGTCGCTGCGCGCGCGTCTGGAGGCCGGCGAGCTCGGTGACGTCTACCAGGTCGTCACCCGCCGCCAGGGCCCGTTCCCGCACCGCATCGCGGACGTCGGCGTGGTCAAGGACCTCGCCACGCACGACATCGACCTCACCGGCTGGGTCACCGGCCGCCAGTACGTGTCCATCGCCGCGCACACCGTCTCCAAGAGCGGCCGCGAGCACGAGGACATGGTCTCCGCGGTGGGCCGTCTCGACGACGGCACGATGGTCAACCACCTGGTGAACTGGCTGAGCCCGCTCAAGGAGCGGTTCACCTCGGTCACCGGTGAGCGCGGCTGCTTCATCGCCGACACCCTCACCGCCGACCTCACGTTCCACTCCAACGCCGCGGTGACCACCGAGTGGGAGGCCCTGCAGGCCTTCCGCGGTGTCTCCGAGGGCGACATGATCCGGTACGCCATCCCGAAGCGCGAGCCGCTCCAGGTCGAGCACGAGCTCTTCCGGGACGCGGTGCTCGGCAAGGCCGCCGACATCTGCACGCTGCGCCAGGGCATGCGTACCGTCGAGGTGGCGGCCGCGGTGCTCGAGTCGGCGACCACCGGCCACAGCGTGTCCCTTCAGCCGGAGGACCTGGCCGCACATGGCAGCTGA
- a CDS encoding glycosyltransferase family 2 protein, with the protein MSAAPDVSVIVAVYNTMPYLTECLNSLVGQSIGRERLEIVAVDDGSTDDSGLELDRFAALYPDTVKVIHQPNSGGPAAPSNRALEVATGRYVYFIGSDDYLGEEALERMVKCADKHGSDVVVGKMVGTNGRYVHQALYKENDPDVSLYDSALPFTLANTKLFRRDLVEKYKLRFPEHLPVGSDQPFTIEACVRAKKISVVADYTCYYAVKRGDASNITYRADHLARLRAAAEIMDFTAGLIEAGPERDHVLRRHFTWELAKLVQDDFPGLERELQRQICAGVARLADVYFTDGIRDAMDVKRRVRIALAQAGAIDELAEAISSELEHGAPPFVVEGGRAHARYPGFRDPRIGLADRVYEVFGESVAAPLAQGTRLLTSAWEQEGEALTYTVSVRVPVLGDVDSAVLRLAGKAMPKSADKPGARRLKAGHVLSAPVGEIRSEPGADGAATVLHARVPLEYVTAKRGVRVYLDVAGSTYEVPVRGRDLPMPLARQWGREGDPYRASAIVNDKGRVVIDTAQMYPPKRALILRALAAPVRKLKSLAVRVRAVGVRKLKSAGFKKPTGSKRK; encoded by the coding sequence ATGAGTGCTGCGCCTGACGTCAGCGTCATCGTTGCCGTCTACAACACGATGCCGTACCTGACGGAGTGCCTGAACTCGCTCGTCGGGCAGAGCATCGGCCGTGAGCGGCTGGAGATCGTCGCCGTCGACGACGGCTCCACCGACGACAGCGGCCTCGAACTGGACCGCTTCGCGGCGTTGTACCCGGACACCGTCAAGGTGATCCACCAGCCCAACTCCGGCGGCCCGGCCGCGCCCAGCAACCGGGCGCTGGAGGTGGCCACCGGCCGGTACGTGTACTTCATCGGCTCCGACGACTACCTCGGCGAGGAAGCGCTGGAGCGCATGGTGAAGTGCGCCGACAAGCACGGCTCGGACGTGGTGGTCGGCAAGATGGTCGGCACCAACGGCCGGTACGTGCACCAGGCGTTGTACAAGGAGAACGACCCGGACGTCAGCCTGTACGACTCCGCGCTGCCCTTCACGCTGGCCAACACCAAGCTGTTCCGCCGGGACCTGGTCGAGAAGTACAAGCTGCGCTTCCCCGAGCACCTGCCGGTGGGCAGTGACCAGCCGTTCACCATCGAGGCGTGCGTGCGCGCGAAGAAGATCTCGGTGGTGGCCGACTACACCTGCTACTACGCGGTCAAGCGGGGCGACGCCAGCAACATCACCTACCGCGCCGACCACCTGGCGCGGCTGCGGGCCGCGGCCGAGATCATGGACTTCACGGCGGGTCTCATCGAGGCGGGCCCGGAGCGCGACCACGTGCTGCGCCGGCACTTCACCTGGGAGCTCGCCAAGCTCGTCCAGGACGACTTCCCGGGCCTGGAGCGGGAGTTGCAGCGGCAGATCTGCGCGGGCGTCGCGCGGCTCGCCGACGTCTACTTCACCGACGGCATCCGCGACGCGATGGACGTCAAGCGCCGGGTGCGCATCGCGCTGGCGCAGGCCGGCGCGATCGACGAGCTCGCCGAGGCGATCAGCTCGGAGCTGGAACACGGGGCGCCCCCGTTCGTCGTCGAGGGCGGGCGCGCCCACGCCCGTTACCCCGGCTTCCGTGACCCGCGCATCGGCCTGGCCGACCGGGTCTACGAGGTGTTCGGCGAGTCGGTGGCCGCCCCGCTAGCGCAGGGCACCCGGCTGCTGACCTCGGCCTGGGAGCAGGAGGGCGAGGCGCTCACCTACACGGTGTCCGTGCGGGTGCCGGTCCTCGGCGATGTCGACAGCGCGGTGCTGCGGCTCGCCGGGAAGGCCATGCCCAAGTCGGCGGACAAGCCCGGCGCTCGCCGGCTGAAGGCGGGCCACGTCCTGTCGGCGCCGGTGGGCGAGATACGGTCGGAGCCCGGTGCGGACGGTGCCGCCACGGTGCTGCACGCGCGGGTTCCGTTGGAGTACGTCACCGCGAAGCGGGGCGTGCGGGTATACCTGGACGTGGCCGGTTCCACGTACGAGGTTCCCGTGCGGGGCAGGGACCTGCCCATGCCGCTGGCCCGCCAGTGGGGCCGGGAGGGGGACCCCTACCGGGCGTCGGCCATCGTGAACGACAAGGGGCGTGTCGTGATCGACACGGCCCAGATGTATCCGCCGAAGAGGGCACTGATCCTCCGGGCGCTGGCAGCTCCCGTCCGGAAGCTGAAGTCCCTGGCCGTCCGCGTGCGGGCGGTCGGTGTCAGGAAGTTGAAGTCCGCCGGTTTCAAGAAGCCGACCGGTTCCAAAAGGAAGTAG